The DNA segment GGAGAAGATGATTGAGCAGAACGAGAAGGTGCAAAGCCTGATCAAGCAAATCAAGAAGAAGCAGAAGGAAATCGTCGGCTTCGAATATTTCAAGAACGAAGAGATGATCAAGAAGATCGAGGCTGAGATGGACGAGCTGCAAGCCGAATTGGACGGCATTCCGCTCGTACAGCAATTCCAGCAGACGCAGACGGATATCAACTACATGCTGCAGCTCGTCGTATCCGTCATCAAGGACACCCTGTCCGAGAAGATTAACGTCGACAGCGGCGCGGATCTGCCGCCTGCGAGCTGTAGTGATTGATGGGAGCGGGGCCAGACTAGATAGGTTGAACTAGTGAGCTGTTGCTGTTCGGGAGTTCGCGAGCAGAATGAAAAGATGCAATTGTGCAAGCATTCATTCGAAAACAGCGCCAGATCAGCCATTAACTGCAAAAATACATCCTTTCTGTGGCCTATTGGCTAGATCCAGCCATTTCAGGATTTGAAAGCTGCAGATTCGCAGGAATTTCATGAAAATCTCTCTCCAGCATAAGCAATGCCTGCATTTTATGAAGGAAATTAAGCACGACAATGAAATCTTCCTGTATCAAATGGTCGTAGTCTTGTGCAGGCCAAGTACGATATTTCATGGAAACAACTACTATCGTTGAACCTCTATAGCCTGCGCAAGTCACGCAGTTGTTCGAATAACAGAAACAGGAGTCTCATCCGAAAGCATCGGAGACGTATCGAATGGAGAATGCCGTCGAACGTCTCTTTTTTTATTTCCATATGGTGGTTTGTGGATTATAATGGATGAAAGGAATGGTAAATGTTGCGGATTATTGTTGAGTGGAGGAGTGCTCGTCAGTTGAGCTTAACCTTGGTGCGGTATGATAAAGCGGTGGTGAGTGTCGTAAGGACTATCCCGGGAAGGGTTTACATTCCGGCGTAACGGGTTTGGCTAATCCCATTCAAAGAGGTCGCGATAGACATGTTGCTGCATGCGCTGCCCTCTTGCATTCCGGTCGTGCAGAACAGCTTGCTTCGGGAATGTATCTGGCTATTGCGACGGTTGGAGAGGCATCATCTCTATGAAATGAGAGCGGACCCTCCTGCATTTGTCCCCCAACAGATAAACGAACCCGCGCTTCGTAAGGCGTTGCAGCTGCGTGGATACAGCACGAAAACAATGAAAGCCTATTGTGGTCAGGTTAAGAGGTTTTTGAATCATCTTCAAGAGGCAGGACGACCATTAGGCAAAGGAGCATTGCATAATTACACGCATGCTTTGCTGCAACTGGGCCGTTCTTCCTCCTATGTGAATCAGGCGATCAGCGCAATCAAGTTTTATGTGAAGCATGTTCTGCATGGAAAGAAGGAAGATGTGGCCTACGTCAGACCGAAGCGAGTTCAAACGCTTCCCCATGTGCTGAGCCAGGGAGAGGTCAAGAAGCTGTTTGGCTCATGTAGACAATCTGAGGCATCTGGCCATCTTTGAGGGTTACGGGTAGGTGAAGTCGTTCGCTTGCAGCTTCGTGATCTCGATTTCGCTCGCAGAACGATTCGTGTCCAGCAAGGGAAAGGCAAGAAAGACCGCCAGACCTTGCTATCCGAAACAGCTCTTCGCGCCGTGCGCCACTATGTGGAACGGGAACTGCCCAAGGTTTGGCTCTTCCCTGGACAAGATAACCGAAGACATCTCACAGAAAGGACCGTTCAGAAGGTATTTAATCAAATCGTAAAAAAAGCAGGTATTCAAAAGAAAGTTAGCGTCCACGCGTTGCGCCATTCTTTCGCGACACATCTATTGGAGAGTGGTACGGATCTTCGATACATTCAAGAGCTGCTCGGGCACGAAAGCAGCCGCACCACGAGCCGTTACACGCATGTCAGCACGAAGGAAATCCGTCGCATCCCCAA comes from the Xylanibacillus composti genome and includes:
- a CDS encoding RicAFT regulatory complex protein RicA family protein produces the protein MDGQSTGGQAPACSTMKVHYTRDLILREDIIAKAKEVAELMSSSEEVQLYRKAEKMIEQNEKVQSLIKQIKKKQKEIVGFEYFKNEEMIKKIEAEMDELQAELDGIPLVQQFQQTQTDINYMLQLVVSVIKDTLSEKINVDSGADLPPASCSD
- a CDS encoding phage integrase N-terminal SAM-like domain-containing protein; the protein is MRADPPAFVPQQINEPALRKALQLRGYSTKTMKAYCGQVKRFLNHLQEAGRPLGKGALHNYTHALLQLGRSSSYVNQAISAIKFYVKHVLHGKKEDVAYVRPKRVQTLPHVLSQGEVKKLFGSCRQSEASGHL